In the Spirochaeta lutea genome, one interval contains:
- a CDS encoding sigma-54-dependent transcriptional regulator — MKFNILLAEDEKNIREGLAKNLELDGYQVYQAVDGQQALEIMRQEEIDLVVTDLRMPRLSGEQLLNEVVQHWPSVAVIVLTGHGTIETAVQAMRDGAFDFLTKPLDLERLSLLVRRALSTRELVLQHRQLQAELEGRRLSNHIIGKSPAMQKVFEMINQVAPTKASVLITGESGVGKELVADAIHRLSPRREKAFIKVHCAALSESLLESELFGHEKGAFTGAVNRKRGRFELAHLGSIFLDEIGEINQSVQIKILRVLQEKSFERVGGEQTVEVDVRLIAATNRDLKAEIEQGTFREDLYYRLNVVNIHIPPLRERKDDIPLLVSSFLKEFSEENGKIIHGIDQKARAAIHRYQWPGNIRELRNTIESAVVLAKGDIITLDDLPPHIGQDNEGDYIKLSIGASMADAERELIRATLAAEKGNKSKASEVLGIGRKTLHRKIHEYGLE, encoded by the coding sequence ATGAAGTTTAATATCTTGCTCGCTGAGGACGAGAAAAATATCCGCGAGGGGCTTGCGAAGAACCTGGAACTAGACGGCTATCAGGTATATCAGGCGGTGGACGGGCAACAGGCCCTTGAAATCATGAGGCAAGAGGAGATTGATCTGGTGGTTACCGATCTGCGGATGCCCCGTCTTTCCGGGGAACAGCTCCTCAATGAGGTGGTACAGCATTGGCCTTCGGTAGCCGTCATCGTTTTAACCGGCCATGGCACCATTGAGACAGCGGTGCAGGCGATGCGAGACGGAGCCTTCGATTTTCTGACCAAACCCCTGGATCTTGAAAGACTTAGTCTGCTGGTGCGCCGTGCCCTTTCAACCCGTGAACTTGTGTTGCAGCACCGCCAGCTTCAGGCTGAGCTGGAGGGACGTCGCCTCTCAAACCACATCATCGGAAAAAGTCCGGCAATGCAGAAAGTCTTTGAAATGATTAACCAGGTTGCCCCTACGAAGGCATCGGTTCTGATAACCGGCGAGAGCGGTGTAGGTAAAGAATTGGTAGCCGATGCAATCCACCGGTTGAGTCCCAGGAGGGAGAAGGCATTCATTAAGGTACACTGTGCCGCCCTTTCAGAAAGTCTCCTAGAGAGTGAATTGTTCGGTCATGAGAAGGGAGCTTTTACCGGTGCGGTGAACCGGAAGAGGGGACGGTTTGAACTCGCCCATCTCGGTTCTATATTTCTTGATGAGATTGGGGAGATCAACCAATCAGTTCAGATAAAGATTCTCCGGGTTCTTCAGGAGAAGAGCTTTGAACGGGTAGGGGGTGAACAGACCGTGGAGGTCGATGTCCGTCTTATTGCTGCTACCAACAGGGATCTGAAGGCTGAGATTGAGCAGGGAACCTTTCGAGAAGACTTATACTACCGATTGAATGTGGTCAATATTCACATTCCACCCCTCCGGGAACGGAAGGATGATATTCCCCTGTTGGTATCATCCTTCTTGAAGGAATTTTCAGAGGAGAACGGCAAGATCATCCATGGCATCGACCAGAAAGCCAGGGCCGCTATCCATCGGTATCAGTGGCCCGGCAATATCAGGGAGCTGAGGAACACCATCGAGAGCGCAGTAGTGCTTGCCAAGGGGGATATCATCACCCTTGACGACCTTCCCCCCCACATTGGACAGGATAATGAGGGGGATTATATTAAACTGTCCATTGGAGCGTCCATGGCGGATGCCGAACGGGAATTAATCCGGGCTACTCTTGCTGCAGAGAAGGGCAATAAAAGCAAGGCCTCCGAGGTCTTGGGTATCGGGCGGAAAACCCTGCACCGAAAAATTCATGAGTACGGTTTGGAGTGA
- a CDS encoding J domain-containing protein, whose protein sequence is MDFFERLGDTIRELFDEDTSYQDSDFRHAWDELNDYLDENTGSQTSHGSNQSSKPGQFNPRPVDGLVKDYRNLELAPGADAAQVRQAYRKLLVKYHPDRHAADAGKQKIATEITAKLNESYNRIMQHLGEK, encoded by the coding sequence ATGGACTTTTTTGAACGCTTGGGAGACACCATACGTGAACTCTTTGATGAGGATACCTCCTACCAGGATTCAGATTTCAGACATGCCTGGGATGAACTCAACGATTACCTAGATGAAAATACCGGTTCTCAAACCTCCCATGGATCAAACCAGTCATCCAAGCCTGGTCAGTTCAATCCCCGCCCGGTAGACGGGTTAGTAAAGGATTACAGAAACCTCGAATTGGCTCCCGGTGCCGATGCTGCTCAGGTTCGCCAGGCCTACCGGAAGTTGTTGGTAAAATATCACCCCGACCGCCATGCCGCTGATGCGGGCAAACAAAAGATTGCCACAGAGATTACAGCAAAACTCAACGAATCCTATAACCGGATCATGCAGCATCTGGGGGAGAAATAA